Proteins encoded by one window of Silvibacterium dinghuense:
- a CDS encoding arsenic transporter produces the protein MHETLAHLSLIAIVALSILLMLLRPRRISEVYWVGSGALLLVVLRLIPFRLAVHAVAEGSDVYLFLIGMMLLSELARENGVFDWLSAVAVHAARGSCMRLFALIYGVGICVTVCMSNDATAVVLTPAILAAVRRAKAEPIPFLFACAMIANAASFVLPISNPANLVVFHSGMPSLGRWLMAFLVPSLFSIAATFLLLRIYFRRELKASIEVLAEKVQLSHNGRYVLYGLAFVVVVLLVASSLRLDLGLPTCLAALAITAILCFKGKKSPLPIIREISWSTLALVAALFILVHAVESVGALSLAEMGLHRLQAMGAIRGSLSTALIVALANNLVNNLPLGLIAGSTLAASQTHGLFAHAVLVGVDLGPNLSVTGSLATILWLLALRREQIHVTAVDFLKVGILAMPAALLSAMLGLLMMFALAGN, from the coding sequence ATGCACGAAACGCTGGCGCACCTGTCGCTCATCGCTATTGTCGCTCTCAGCATTCTGCTCATGCTGCTGCGTCCCAGGAGAATCTCTGAGGTGTACTGGGTCGGAAGCGGAGCGCTTTTGCTGGTCGTTCTCCGTCTTATCCCGTTCCGCCTGGCCGTGCACGCTGTTGCCGAAGGATCGGATGTCTACCTGTTTCTCATCGGCATGATGCTGCTCTCCGAACTCGCCCGGGAGAATGGAGTTTTTGATTGGCTTTCTGCCGTAGCCGTACATGCCGCGCGAGGTTCCTGCATGCGGCTGTTTGCCCTGATTTACGGGGTTGGGATCTGCGTTACCGTCTGCATGTCCAACGACGCAACCGCCGTCGTTCTTACTCCAGCGATACTTGCCGCCGTCCGGCGCGCCAAAGCAGAGCCGATTCCGTTTCTCTTTGCCTGCGCCATGATTGCCAATGCGGCTTCCTTTGTATTGCCCATCTCCAATCCGGCAAATCTTGTTGTCTTCCATTCCGGAATGCCGTCACTCGGCCGGTGGCTGATGGCGTTTCTGGTGCCATCGCTCTTCTCCATTGCCGCGACGTTTCTGCTGCTGCGCATCTATTTTCGTCGGGAATTGAAGGCTTCCATTGAAGTGCTGGCAGAGAAGGTACAGCTCAGCCACAATGGCAGGTACGTTCTTTACGGACTGGCTTTCGTCGTAGTCGTGCTGCTTGTCGCCTCTTCACTCCGGTTGGATCTCGGCCTGCCCACCTGTCTCGCTGCTCTGGCAATCACCGCCATCCTCTGTTTCAAAGGGAAAAAGAGTCCGCTTCCCATCATCCGCGAAATCAGTTGGAGTACGCTGGCTTTGGTCGCTGCGCTCTTTATTCTTGTTCATGCGGTTGAGAGTGTTGGCGCGCTCAGCCTGGCGGAGATGGGCTTGCATCGTTTGCAGGCCATGGGCGCAATCCGAGGCAGCCTGTCGACGGCTCTCATTGTGGCGCTGGCAAATAATCTTGTGAATAATCTGCCTCTCGGCCTGATCGCAGGGTCAACTCTGGCAGCGTCCCAGACGCACGGTCTCTTCGCCCATGCAGTACTTGTGGGTGTAGATCTTGGGCCGAACCTTTCTGTCACCGGCTCGCTCGCTACGATCTTATGGTTGCTGGCGCTTCGCCGAGAGCAGATACATGTCACGGCAGTGGACTTTCTGAAGGTCGGAATCCTTGCCATGCCTGCTGCGCTCTTGAGCGCGATGCTAGGGCTGTTGATGATGTTTGCTCTGGCAGGAAACTAG
- a CDS encoding tyrosine-type recombinase/integrase, protein MSIARYQEGNISRVSRAKGPDVWVYRYRATENGERVHKSRVLGTVKDYKTKAEAKRAADNIRCEVNAAEEQAGKLTVARAWGHFQEHELHDPDIDRSPTTIRGYLEYFPQYILPKWAEMPVDEVKAVAVEKWLRSLDLAPATKSKIRNLMSSLFSHLIRHELLKGENVMRSVRQGSKRVKIPEVLDLGELQALVREIKTPHARAIVLTAAATGLRRSEIQGLQWQDLDFENNWINLRRGYVDREITKLKTEQSRKGIPMLPELAAILKEWREQTPYPREEDWIFASPAKQGKAPYWLIAVFNAHVQPAADRAKIRKRIGWHTFRHSFGTLLKANGEDVKTIQELLRHANSRITLEVYTQGNTEAKRSALNGMSGLFVVAKTA, encoded by the coding sequence ATGTCTATCGCACGATATCAAGAAGGGAACATATCCCGCGTCTCTCGAGCCAAAGGCCCCGACGTTTGGGTCTATCGGTACCGCGCCACTGAAAATGGCGAGCGGGTCCACAAGAGCCGCGTCCTCGGCACGGTCAAGGACTACAAGACCAAGGCCGAAGCCAAACGGGCCGCCGACAACATACGTTGCGAGGTAAACGCCGCCGAGGAGCAAGCAGGGAAGTTGACCGTGGCGCGTGCCTGGGGTCACTTTCAAGAGCATGAGCTGCACGACCCCGACATTGATCGCAGCCCCACCACGATCCGTGGGTATCTCGAGTATTTTCCCCAATACATCCTGCCTAAGTGGGCCGAGATGCCAGTAGATGAGGTCAAGGCGGTCGCCGTGGAGAAGTGGCTCCGCAGCCTGGATCTTGCGCCAGCAACGAAGAGCAAGATCCGCAACCTCATGTCCAGCCTGTTTAGCCACTTGATTAGACATGAGCTGCTCAAGGGCGAGAACGTGATGCGTTCTGTCCGCCAAGGATCGAAGCGTGTGAAGATTCCTGAGGTTCTCGACCTCGGGGAGCTTCAGGCTCTCGTGAGGGAGATAAAGACCCCACATGCTCGTGCCATTGTCCTGACAGCCGCAGCCACAGGGCTCAGGAGAAGCGAGATCCAGGGCCTGCAATGGCAGGACCTGGACTTCGAGAATAACTGGATCAACCTTCGCCGTGGGTATGTAGACAGAGAGATAACCAAGCTGAAGACGGAGCAGTCCAGGAAGGGAATTCCGATGCTGCCCGAACTGGCCGCAATCTTGAAGGAATGGAGGGAGCAAACTCCCTACCCGAGAGAAGAGGACTGGATCTTCGCCAGCCCGGCAAAGCAAGGGAAGGCCCCTTACTGGCTCATCGCGGTGTTCAACGCGCATGTCCAGCCGGCAGCTGACCGGGCCAAGATCCGGAAGCGCATCGGCTGGCACACCTTCCGCCACAGCTTCGGTACGCTGCTGAAAGCGAATGGAGAAGACGTGAAGACAATCCAGGAGCTTCTTAGACATGCAAACAGTCGCATCACCCTCGAGGTCTACACGCAAGGAAACACGGAGGCGAAGCGATCAGCACTAAATGGTATGTCAGGGCTGTTCGTAGTAGCTAAGACAGCCTGA